TTGGTGAAAATATTGTCCCTTATCAACGACGACGTATTTTACCCCAACGTGAGCAAGGGGAATTGCCCTTTGAGCGTATGCCACGCTACGGAACTGATTATCGCGATCAGCTTCCGTCTCCCAGTGGTGTAAGTGGTATACCCAGCCAGGGGGCTGATGGGTTGTTTAGAGGGTTTGAGCCTTTCAGTTGGGAACAATTTCTGCGCCGTGCCAATTGGCCCGTCGTTACTGGTTTAGGCGCACTATTCGTGGTGTTGATTGCTCTGATGTTAACAATTACAGCAATTAGCGGTTAATTGTAACCTGACTTCCCTGATTTCCTTGTCCTGCTGTTAGCTGCAGGAGGGGAAGTTAAGGCGTACTTACTTTTTGTTCAACCCCAAACCCAACCAATCTCACATTTTTCAGGGTTTCTCCTTCAGGAGGGCGGTCGTAGTTGATAATTTTACGAATTCTTAAGTTGGGATTCACCAGAGTAATCGAGTCAACGGAAACGACTTGAGTATAGGGCGTTGTCATCAGGAGTTCTGAAACGGCAGGATCGAAGCGGAAATGGGACACAATGGGTCGCGCTTCTTCATAGGCGCGATCGCGCAAATAATCCCCTTCTAAAATTTCTCCAGTTTGCTGTTTCGGTACAAATAAGGCATTCA
This is a stretch of genomic DNA from Cyanobacteria bacterium GSL.Bin1. It encodes these proteins:
- a CDS encoding phycobiliprotein lyase yields the protein MDTGKLQHFFDCCLGHWDIERTYHYLTRQDVERSHTKFEVKPLTPELQTKVLVDNQYDVSAQDTVLSGFQLYFHTVSDKGEEVAQALNALFVPKQQTGEILEGDYLRDRAYEEARPIVSHFRFDPAVSELLMTTPYTQVVSVDSITLVNPNLRIRKIINYDRPPEGETLKNVRLVGFGVEQKVSTP